In Silene latifolia isolate original U9 population chromosome 6, ASM4854445v1, whole genome shotgun sequence, the genomic window TCTACATGTCATATTATAAGCTAGATGAGTGAACTTGATTtcgtataaatttaaatttatattatatttatatgttacctcttttgtaagaaatcatcagttatttattatgtaaatttttgtcttaataatatggactattttttgaaggatgtaaaaacacttatgtatttgctattagaaataaaaaagtgaaaacattattttaataattcgtaaatcgtctttttcGACGCGAGGAATAGTTTTTACTGCTTTTCGTTTTAAGGTCAATACGCGTTTGAATAAaattatacaactaacttaataattgtactattaatgtcataaattagttgcatgtaatggtataaaattattgtgttatttttattagtaaaaaaataacttaacttaaaatgtcttcttatggtagtaaacttttttttcaacctcttattaagtattatatttagtagattataacattaaattaaaagtatacttcatttatgcaaataatttaattgataataTCTCTTTATAAAATGAATCTAAAAAGTACCGTGCTCGAGATCTATACTAGTCCAATACTATCCGGATAAGAAAAACAGGCTTGAAATGAAATCCCAAAAACCCATGAATAGGTGATCAGACTAAAATTACAAATTCTGTTTCCGGTCCGGACTGAATTATGGACACCCTTAGGCCCGTACAAGCACATGAACGAAACGGGTACCATAACGCCAAGTAAATGACCGTTATATCCTCGACTTTAATTCAAACGGTAACATTTCGTCACAATCCGCCATTTTCCGTTTTCTTCCCTTTTTCGCTCCTCACAGTTTCTCTCTCAATTTTTAACTATTATTATCTTCATCTTCTCCAATTACAATTAATCCTTAATTAACCTTAAAACTAACAACAATGGTGTCAACAAGAAGGAAACAGCAAAAACCCAGTACAGATCGTCAAAGATGGGAAGTTATATTCAAAGCTCTTAAACAATTATTGCAAAGACAAAAATTACAGCTTGATTCTCTTTTCCAAGAACGCATCTTTCTTCAAAAACGATCGGATTTGCATTACCAAAGGTGTAATTCCGACGCTGTTCTACTACAAAGTCATGTTTCTGAGGTACCCTTTTCGTAATTCTTGTTGAAATTTgataaattagggtttttgttggaatttagggttttaattgatttgggaATTTGGGTGTTTTTTGTGCAGTTGCGGGAACAATTGGAGGTAGCTAAGTTGGCTAGATGGCTTGAGATTGCAAAGGCTAAATTGTTGGTTGGTTctaagaaaaagaaggcttttgGTTATAAACATAAATTAggtatttattaatattattattgatcTTTTTTCTTGCATTGTTAAATTTATTGTATTTTGAGTTTGTTTGATTTAGGGTTTCGGTGAGTGTTTGTGGTTCTTTGATTGGTGTAGTTTGTTGTTAGGGTTTTGGTATTGCGAAACAAAGTTCGAAACTTTTGGCAAATTTGATGGGTTGTAAGGAATGTTTATAATCTATAGTATGACACaactattaattaatttgaatacGATTGTTGCAGTGGCGGAATTAGGGGGCTAGCACGCAATCCAAATTTTGAGGATTAATTAAAAcaactcattttttttttgtacttTAACTTTATTCCGTTAATATTTCGCCCCCTAAGTACAAATCCTAGTCCCTGACCACTGAATTGTTGCCATTGGAATGACTGTTATATAGAAGCCATTTTTTCCACTACCGTTTTAGATACATTGGCACTATTTGTGAGATTTGACCTCCCACTGAGTGAATGCGTCCGTGCTGTAAACTTGTCATAGCCCTAAAAGAAGTTGGGTTGATCTCGTAGAAGAATTCTTCCGTGTTGCACTTCTTCTTTCGTAGTCAGTCTCTGTCATGTGACGTGGTGTGTCTTGTGTGGCATTTATTATGCTGGACTTACCGGTGCAGCAAGGGGGATAATAGTCTTCATTTCAATTTAACTTTGTTCCCTTAGTTTCCTTCAGTGAATCTGTCCTATGATTGAGACCTTCATTCATAGGAAATTGAAGGAGGGGGTGGATCTTGAACTATGCATTGCTGAGAGTCTGAGACTATGTCTAATAGATTATCTAGGTGTTTTTACTTGTATACTCCATATGTTTTTATGTTTTTACTACTTAAATGGTCGTTGCGTGGAATCTTGTGTGATGTACGAATGTAATCCGTGTCAAATGAAAAAATGGCGCATTGGAGGCAGTGGCATAGCCAGGTAGCTTGGGGTGTGGCGTCGTAATGCAAATTCAACAACCATCTATAAAAGTTAGTGAGGTCTTATATAGCAAAATCAGTAAACTTGCATAGGCTTGTATCTTATATGGTAAGATGACAAAAAACTACGTGTTCGTGTTGTCAACCTGAGTAGTTACTTTTTTTCTTTGCTTATGCTAATGTGACATATCGGCATATCGCCTTATATTTTCTCTTGACAAACGCAGATGATACAACAGACGAACTTGATGATTATAGAGCCTGGTTTGACATTCTGTCTCATAGATGTCCTGATCAAGAGGTGAGAATTCTTGTAACACACTAACACTTGAGATTAATGTTGCTACTTACTTGAAGTTGATGACCCAATTGACGATTTTGTGGTTTTGTAACTATTCTTGTGTGTTGAAGGATATTGCTCCAGATTGGCTGTATGAGATTCTGAGCACAAAAGGTGGTAAAGATAGCTCTCCAGGGGCAGCATCCGAGAAACATAAGATGCTAGAAAAGGAAGTCGCAACTCTTAAACGTGAATACGAGAAGCTTTCCTTGAGGAATAGTGATGAAGTGTCATCCCTTAGGTCAGAGATTAAGTTTGCCTGGAATCAATACAATGAAAAAGAGGGCCATTTTACTCGTCTGCTTCAAGCCAAGAATGATGAAATCAATAAAGCAAATGAGAAGATCACGACACTTTTGGCTACATTAGAGCAATTGCAGATGTCAAACTCAGTAAAGGATCAGACAGTTAACAAACTGGTGGCTGAAGCACGAGAAAAAGATGAAATTATTAGCAGATGCTCTAAAGAACTGGACATGTTCAGATTTAAAAGGCCTGTTGGAAGACCTCCTTTAAAGAGATGCTCAGCTGAACCTTCAGCTTGTAACTCCGAACGCAGTAGAACAAGTAGGAACGAAGAGAGTCCTGATCTGGAGGAAGGATCATCTGCAAGTCTAAGAGCTAAATTGAATAAGTTAGAGGTTGAGGTAAACCTCAAAAATGAAGAAATAGCCTCACTCTCTGAGGAATTAAACTTATTAAGAAGTAAAACAGTCGTCAGTACGCCGGTTTTACGTGGTTGCACAAGGGATTCATCATCTTATAGGTTGAGGAGCCAAGGAAATGGTAGCAGTAGAGCAGTTCCGAAGGAAGAAGTGTCTTCTGCACAGCTTGTCTCTGAGAAAGTACGTATATTTATTCTTGTTACTTATCCCCAAACCCTCTGCACATTCTTGCTTAGGTGAACTGTTTCTTACTTTCTTGTGTTATCTGAAACCCCGATGACTGTACTTTGACgagggaagggaagggaagggaagggaagggaggGGAAGGGTATGGAAACAGTATTTAAGGACATTCCGTGGCTATCCCTCCAAACCTCAATTCAAACAAGCCCTTGTACTAATGAATGGACATTTTAGTTTGAGACGACATGGAAACAGTATCTAAGGACATTCTGTGGCTATCCCTCCCGCCTCTTGCCTTCTGGTATTGGATGGGCAGAGGCTGGCGCTGACTAATTTTCTTGGAACTCTGAAGAGATACAAGCTGGGTTTCTATGAAGTTGACCAACATCTTCTTTCTTCCTCtcctttttgtcttttgtttgttgtatagttgagaccTTTAAACCCGAATTTGTTTTCCAAATTCCAATTAATgtttaaaaataaacaaattacaagTGACTCAGTTAGCAGTTTGCCAGCGACTTTATTGGCAACTATAAAGGTTTTTGGGGAAAAAACAAATAATGTACCAAAGCGTAATCGGACACAGGTACCacccattatggttcatctccGAAGTCCTAACCACTGGACCAAGCGGATTTTTACTTTTTAACTTTAACGCTCAACTCTAAAGTAGTAATGTGGTCTCCTAACCACTGTACTTCCCCTGGCGGAGTGGTTGGGATATGAAGAATGAAGGGGCGGAAGTCGGAACTCTGGTTAGACTCTCCCTACGTAGTGTACATTATCTTTTTTCCCCAAAAATATTGCAAGTCATGGCCAACCGCTCAGCAATTGAACGACTTGTTTTCGAAGCAGTTTTTTATATATCCCGATTCAACGTGGACCCATTATTGATAACAAGTTTCAAATGAACCcctttatgataataatttgtttattttaattacagCGTTAATTTGGAGAGGAAAAAAACTCTATAAACTGAGCCTACTTTTACCATGAAACACACGACACTTTGTGATGTAGACTGGTATCAGATGAGCTATTTGTATCATCCTTAATCCCGGGCTATTGTAATCAAGTTTTGGGTTCTTAGCGAAACTAGAAAATACAGTCAGCAATAGTAGACATTTGTACATGTTGATTGGTAGTGTTTTGGTGATTGTCATAATGTTTAATTAGTGAAAGCCGATCTGTTTCAGGGGAGTAAACGGCCAAGGAGACAACAAGAGGATGTGATAACCATAGAGGACGAAACTCCAAGATTATTCACATCCCAGTTCAAAATACCGAAATTGAAGAATAGCCAATCTCCTCGTACGAGATGAAGTATGTAGGAGAAAACGACTTTTTTTTGTACATCATTCAGCATTCGTTTTAATAATCGTATATATTTGCGTTATCTGCTGTGTTGTATCCATGTATATGTATGGGTGCTCGTAAAGCCGAGCCTCCCATCCTCCCTCCTTTCATAACCTTGATGATTCTGTAGCTTTCGCTACTTCACACTTGTAACATTCTTTTCTTTCTATTCATTAGCCTCCAAGAAAAAATGCTAGTAAATCTTCTCTCGACAGTCCGAATTACTTGGTGTATCTA contains:
- the LOC141586419 gene encoding uncharacterized protein LOC141586419, which produces MVSTRRKQQKPSTDRQRWEVIFKALKQLLQRQKLQLDSLFQERIFLQKRSDLHYQRCNSDAVLLQSHVSELREQLEVAKLARWLEIAKAKLLVGSKKKKAFGYKHKLDDTTDELDDYRAWFDILSHRCPDQEDIAPDWLYEILSTKGGKDSSPGAASEKHKMLEKEVATLKREYEKLSLRNSDEVSSLRSEIKFAWNQYNEKEGHFTRLLQAKNDEINKANEKITTLLATLEQLQMSNSVKDQTVNKLVAEAREKDEIISRCSKELDMFRFKRPVGRPPLKRCSAEPSACNSERSRTSRNEESPDLEEGSSASLRAKLNKLEVEVNLKNEEIASLSEELNLLRSKTVVSTPVLRGCTRDSSSYRLRSQGNGSSRAVPKEEVSSAQLVSEKGSKRPRRQQEDVITIEDETPRLFTSQFKIPKLKNSQSPRTR